A part of Rhodohalobacter barkolensis genomic DNA contains:
- the hisB gene encoding imidazoleglycerol-phosphate dehydratase HisB codes for MIIQIESSALKGKNEFLLAPGVIYGLGYLKEHGHQMAWTDSELSEHQKSLLENEGFQSTETGKDADAKITRSENLYLFQKDDEILSKSESWTELVRRILFPFRKAEINRTTKETDIHININLDGSGKSEIKTGLNFFDHMLDQIAKHGLIDLEITCKGDLEVDEHHTIEDTAIALGQAISKAVSTNKAGIQRYGFVLPMDEAQATVAIDLSDRPYLQYNVDLKREYVGDFPTEMLEHFYYTLAMNAKATLHVTANGKNDHHIIEATFKGFARALRFAITRSERTRGILPSTKGTI; via the coding sequence ATGATCATTCAAATTGAATCATCGGCACTTAAAGGTAAAAATGAGTTCCTACTTGCGCCGGGAGTTATTTACGGGTTAGGATATTTAAAAGAGCATGGCCACCAAATGGCCTGGACTGATTCAGAGTTATCTGAACACCAAAAATCCCTGCTTGAAAATGAAGGTTTTCAGTCTACTGAAACCGGGAAAGATGCCGATGCTAAAATCACACGGTCCGAAAATTTATACCTGTTCCAGAAGGATGATGAGATTCTGAGCAAATCAGAATCATGGACTGAACTGGTGCGCCGGATACTTTTTCCATTCAGAAAAGCGGAGATTAATCGAACCACTAAAGAGACGGATATCCATATAAACATCAACCTGGATGGAAGCGGGAAAAGTGAAATTAAAACGGGCCTGAATTTCTTCGATCATATGCTGGATCAAATTGCCAAACACGGTTTGATTGATCTTGAAATTACCTGCAAAGGTGATCTGGAAGTAGATGAACACCACACGATAGAAGACACCGCTATTGCACTGGGTCAAGCCATCAGCAAAGCTGTGTCGACCAATAAAGCCGGGATTCAGCGCTACGGCTTTGTATTGCCAATGGACGAAGCTCAGGCAACGGTCGCCATCGACCTTTCCGACCGACCCTACCTGCAGTATAATGTTGATTTAAAGCGTGAATACGTAGGTGATTTTCCTACCGAAATGTTAGAACACTTTTATTATACCCTGGCCATGAACGCAAAGGCAACCCTGCATGTTACCGCTAACGGAAAAAATGATCACCACATCATTGAAGCTACTTTCAAAGGTTTTGCCAGAGCCCTGCGTTTTGCCATAACCCGGAGTGAGCGTACCAGGGGCATCCTCCCTTCAACAAAAGGCACTATTTAA
- the hisC gene encoding histidinol-phosphate transaminase, with the protein MFDIDSFVRDNIRKLTPYRSARDDFDSGTLLDANENSYGAPLRNSLDLHRYPSPTQDALRQKIADYRGVDLEHIFLGVGSDEPIDLLMRIFCEPGKDSILITPPTYGMYKVAANINNVAVQEVLLTEKFQLRTDEIIEEANENSKLLFLCSPNNPTANDLKRTDLLKLVAKFKGIVVVDEAYIDFSRQESMAQMVRQYPNLVVLQTFSKAFGLAGIRLGVAISNPDIINYMLRVKAPYNINKLTADTALKVFDDMELMKFNINAIKDERDYVAEQLSHSNAVTKVYPSNANFILFKIKNAKEVYRQLAERGVIVRYRGNEPLCEDCLRVTIGMPDENVKFLKALREIVG; encoded by the coding sequence GGCACACTATTGGATGCCAATGAAAACAGCTATGGCGCACCGTTGCGAAACTCACTGGATCTCCATCGATACCCTTCGCCCACACAGGATGCACTGCGACAGAAAATTGCCGACTATCGGGGTGTGGATCTTGAACATATCTTTTTAGGCGTGGGCAGCGATGAACCGATTGATCTGTTGATGAGGATTTTTTGTGAACCCGGCAAGGATTCAATTCTCATCACTCCACCCACTTATGGCATGTACAAAGTTGCTGCAAACATCAATAACGTAGCTGTACAGGAAGTTTTACTGACTGAAAAATTTCAGCTGCGGACGGATGAGATCATAGAAGAAGCGAATGAAAACAGTAAGCTGTTATTTCTCTGTTCTCCAAATAATCCTACAGCAAATGATCTGAAGCGAACCGACCTGCTGAAATTGGTAGCAAAATTTAAAGGAATCGTAGTAGTGGACGAAGCCTATATCGATTTCAGCCGGCAGGAATCGATGGCTCAAATGGTACGGCAGTATCCGAATCTGGTTGTACTTCAAACGTTTTCAAAGGCATTTGGCCTGGCCGGAATTCGATTGGGAGTTGCCATTTCTAACCCCGATATCATCAACTACATGCTGCGCGTGAAAGCTCCTTACAATATCAACAAATTGACAGCGGATACAGCTCTGAAAGTGTTTGATGACATGGAATTGATGAAGTTTAATATCAATGCAATCAAGGATGAACGAGACTACGTTGCTGAGCAGTTGAGCCATAGTAATGCCGTGACCAAGGTTTACCCTTCGAATGCTAATTTTATCCTATTCAAAATTAAAAATGCAAAAGAAGTCTACCGCCAACTTGCCGAGCGCGGCGTCATTGTTCGCTATCGCGGAAATGAACCGCTTTGTGAGGATTGTTTGCGTGTAACGATTGGCATGCCCGATGAGAACGTAAAATTCCTGAAGGCCCTCAGGGAAATTGTAGGCTAA